A stretch of Columba livia isolate bColLiv1 breed racing homer unplaced genomic scaffold, bColLiv1.pat.W.v2 Scaffold_102, whole genome shotgun sequence DNA encodes these proteins:
- the LOC135577539 gene encoding circumsporozoite protein-like has translation DPNPSPNPNPNPNPNPDPDPNPNPNPNSNPNPNPDPNPNTNPNPNPNPNPNPNPNPNPNPNPNPYPDTNPKPNPDPNPNPNPNTNPNLNPNPNPNPHPNPNPNPNPNPNPNPNPNRNPVPNANPNPNRNSNPNPNPNPNPKPNPKPNPNANPNPNPNPNPNPN, from the exons gaccctaaccctagtcctaaccctaaccctaaccctaaccctaaccctgaccctgaccctaaccctaaccctaaccctaactctaaccctaaccctaaccctgaccctaaccc taacactaaccctaaccctaaccctaaccctaaccctaaccctaaccctaaccctaaccctaaccctaaccccaatccctaccctgacactaaccctaaacctaaccctgaccctaaccctaaccctaaccctaacactaaccctaaccttaaccctaaccctaaccccaaccctcaccccaaccctaaccctaaccctaaccctaaccctaaccctaaccctaaccctaaccgtaaccctgtccctaacgctaaccccaaccctaaccgtaactctaaccctaaccctaaccctaaccctaaccctaaacctaaccctaaacctaaccctaatg ctaaccctaaccctaaccctaaccctaaccctaaccctaac